Proteins from a genomic interval of Yarrowia lipolytica chromosome 1E, complete sequence:
- a CDS encoding uncharacterized protein (Compare to YALI0E04070g, similar to DEHA0G18535g Debaryomyces hansenii): MSVKTVDISTINQTTADELLECASRDGFLFVEGSGFTQKEVDDMFNMSKGFFALPLEEKNKFPIGAENRGYNAINVETLDPATQKKGDPKEGFNFGKYINEKPIQPMPEFFQKPENADIIANMQTKLYNLSQRILKLLAMGLKIDESSGGSNWFADRHRRDYPSGSIFRLLYYPGQKKADPEDEIRAGAHTDYGSLTLLFQREGEEGLEILSPVSKKWEPVPYVGPKEPGMAPPVVVNIGDLLSYWTAGILKSTIHRVKFPAKLQAEGTDRYSCVFFCHPEEEVRLEPVPSAKIASVTGRGANEGKVITAEEHLQSRLSATYGWKK; encoded by the coding sequence ATGTCCGTCAAGACCGTCGACATATCCACAATCAACCAGACAACTGCggacgagctgctcgagtgCGCCTCCAGAGACGGCTTCCTGTTCGTGGAAGGATCAGGCTTCACccagaaggaggtggacgaTATGTTCAACATGTCCAAGGGGTTCTTCGCTCTTCCTCTGGAGGAAAAGAACAAGTTCCCCATTGGTGCTGAGAACCGAGGTTACAACGCTATCAACGTCGAGACCCTTGATCCCGCTACCCAAAAGAAGGGTGACCCCAAGGAGGGCTTCAACTTTGGCAAGTACATCAACGAGAAGCCAATTCAACCTATGCCCGAGTTCTTCCAGAAACCCGAGAATGCCGACATCATTGCAAACATGCAGACCAAGCTTTACAACCTCTCACAAAGAATTCTCAAACTGCTAGCCATGGGTCTCAAGATTGACGAATCTTCAGGAGGATCAAACTGGTTTGCCGACCGACACAGACGTGATTACCCATCTGGATCAATCTTCAGATTGCTTTACTATCCTGgtcagaagaaggccgatCCCGAAGACGAAATCCGGGCAGGAGCACACACAGACTACGGATCTTTGACTCTGCTTTTCCAACGAGAGGGAGAGGAAGGACTCGAGATTTTGTCCCCCGTATCTAAGAAGTGGGAGCCTGTCCCATACGTTGGACCCAAGGAGCCTGGTATGGCCCCACCTGTGGTTGTCAACATTGGAGATCTGCTCAGCTACTGGACAGCTGGTATTCTCAAGAGCACAATTCACAGAGTCAAGTTTCCAGCCAAGCTTCAGGCCGAGGGAACGGACCGATATTCgtgtgtcttcttctgtcaTCCCGAGGAAGAAGTAAGACTTGAACCTGTCCCCAGTGCAAAGATTGCCTCTGTAACTGGCCGAGGAGCTAACGAAGGAAAGGTCATCACCGCAGAGGAGCATCTCCAGTCTAGACTGAGTGCTACTTATGGTTGGAAGAAGTGA
- a CDS encoding uncharacterized protein (Compare to YALI0E04004g, no similarity possibly noncoding): MQLPPELITLVATFLDFKDLSRLTCVNKHLYELLATDIWKDVYYSAGYVPPLLTCAPLIQHVHFDSAVTTMFFNRKNFPAIKQFSVSYYEDITPWIGLPVGTVFRNWRRDLYQQFYPQLAEYLKAHEVTLASLLLYDQSFLYYFIEADSCHKIERLRFDTNFTDTVLYHDKVYPPILRLAIVEKFIRAVEAAGCRPPFDRDQGSLSFWNQIEDIERGPDGPIMPPLPADFGDLSGERT; encoded by the coding sequence ATGCAACTCCCACCCGAACTGATTACACTAGTGGCGACTTTTCTCGACTTCAAGGACCTGTCTCGATTAACATGTGTCAACAAACACCTCTATGAACTGCTGGCAACTGACATCTGGAAAGACGTCTACTACTCTGCAGGCTACGTTCCCCCTCTACTAACATGTGCGCCCCTGATCCAGCATGTTCATTTCGACTCAGCAGTCACAACGATGTTCTTCAACCGAAAAAACTTCCCAGCAATCAAACAATTTTCTGTATCGTACTACGAGGATATAACTCCGTGGATAGGGTTGCCTGTGGGCACTGTGTTTCGCAACTGGAGGCGGGATCTGTATCAGCAGTTCTACCCCCAGCTAGCCGAGTATCTCAAGGCCCACGAAGTTACTCTTGCCAGCCTTTTGCTCTACGACCAGTCCTTTCTCTACTACTTCATTGAGGCAGACAGTTGTCACAAAATCGAGAGGTTACGATTCGACACCAACTTCACCGACACAGTTCTGTACCATGACAAGGTGTACCCTCCGATATTGCGACTAGCAATTGTTGAGAAGTTCATTCGCGCTGTAGAAGCTGCAGGGTGCAGACCTCCCTTTGATCGTGATCAAGGCAGCTTGTCATTTTGGAACCAGATTGAGGACATTGAGAGAGGTCCTGATGGTCCCATCATGCCACCGCTTCCAGCTGATTTTGGAGACTTGTCTGGTGAACGGACTTAA
- a CDS encoding uncharacterized protein (Compare to YALI0E03982g, similar to Saccharomyces cerevisiae CFT1 (YDR301W); ancestral locus Anc_5.319, weakly similar to uniprot|Q06632 Saccharomyces cerevisiae YDR301w CFT1 pre-mRNA 3 -end processing factor CF II), protein MHIFKNLTEPTAVTHSLSCNFTGERNLVLVKGSQLLQIFRYKDDIPTKDEAPRLELITEYYLDGTVTGVTRIKTIDNYDLDSLYISVKHAKAVIVAWNASSFTIDTKSLHYYEKGLVESNFFEPECSSVAVSDEANSFYTCLLFQNDRMAFLPIIEKGLDDDEMPESGQVFDPSFIVKASRLDKRIENVMDICFLHEYRETTMGILFQPKRAWVGMKNILKDTVSYAIVSVDVHQKNSTVIGTLNGLPVDAQKVIPLPAPLGGSLIICANTILYIDSSASYTGVMVNNTHRQNSDLIVSRDQSTLDLRLEGAEVCFIQELGNTALLVTEDGQFFSLLFNKDGRRVASLELRPIEPDNFILSQPSSVAAGPDGTIFLGSRAGDSLLVKWYHGEPESQPEETLDDGNESDDDLYGGDTAQTEDTTNRPLKLRLADRMLGMGPMQSLALGKNRGSQGVEFVTTTGVGANSALAILTSALMPYKRKSLYKDMPGGQFWSVPVRFEEEGEVAKSRTYVVSSDSENSYLYYVDAAGVIEDVSLSTKKKKTKKHFVSNVTTIFSSSMLDSALLQVCLETVNIYDAKIGQPHKYSLPQGTTAVEARVLGNYVLVLLSDGQVKILEAVSINKRPFLKAAQVSIEPASESKAIGIYATDSSLTFGAPSKKRTRQGSPAQDSRPVVVVCYADGSLLLQGLNSDDRLILDASDLSGFIKEKDGQLYDAPLELVDIALSPLGDDHILRDYLVLLTPQQLVVYEPYHYNDKLRFRKIFLERTPTINSDRRLTQVPLINGKHTLGVTGETAYILVKTLHTSPRLIEFGETKGAVAFTSWDGKFAYLTQAGEVAECRFDPSFSLETNWPVKHVQLCGETISKVTYHETMDVYVIATHKTVPHVVRDEDDEVIESLTPDIMPATTYQGAIRIVNPYSWTVIDSYEFEMPAEAALCCESVKLSISDRKSQKREVVAVGTSILRGEDLAARGALYLFDVIEIVPEKERPETNRRLKKLVQDRVRGAFTAVCEVSGRLLAVQGQKLLVQALQDDLTLVPVAFLDMQTYVAVAKSLNSMLLLGDATRSVQFVGFSMDPYQMIPFARDLQRVLVTTCDFAIEGENLTFVVADLQKRLHILEYDPDDPQSYSGARLLRRSVFYSGKVIDSSAMVPINEDRFMVIGVCSDGSVTDVVPCPEDAYRRLYAIQTQITDKEAHVCGLHPRAYRYDPILPGTGNSPHRPILDGHTLIRFANLPRNKQNVYANRLGQRYQQLIWKDLELISDLFKKCI, encoded by the coding sequence ATGCACATTTTCAAGAATCTGACAGAGCCGACCGCCGTCACTCACAGTCTGTCGTGCAACTTCACCGGCGAGAGGAACCTGGTGCTAGTCAAGGGCTcgcagctgctccagatcTTCCGATACAAGGACGACATCCCTACCAAGGATGAAGCTCCTCGACTCGAGCTCATCACCGAATACTACCTCGATGGAACCGTCACGGGCGTGACCCGAATAAAGACAATCGACAACTACGATTTGGATTCGCTCTACATCTCTGTCAAGCATGCCAAGGCCGTGATTGTTGCATGGAATGCTAGCAGTTTCACCATCGACACCAAATCGCTGCATTACTACGAAAAAGGCTTGGTCGAGAGCAACTTCTTCGAGCCCGAGTGCTCGTCTGTTGCTGTATCAGATGAGGCGAACTCGTTCTACACCTGTCTGCTGTTCCAGAATGATCGAATGGCGTTTCTGCCTATTATCGAGAAGGGTCTTGATGACGATGAGATGCCAGAAAGTGGCCAGGTATTTGATCCCTCCTTCATTGTTAAGGCATCGAGGCTCGATAAACGTATCGAGAACGTGATGGATATCTGCTTCCTTCACGAGTACCGAGAAACGACAATGGGTATCCTTTTTCAGCCCAAGAGAGCATGGGTGGGTATGAAGAATATTCTCAAGGACACGGTGAGCTACGCTATCGTCAGTGTCGACGTCCATCAGAAGAACTCCACCGTAATTGGTACCTTGAATGGCCTGCCAGTGGATGCCCAGAAGGTCATTCCTCTGCCTGCTCCTCTTGGTGGCTCACTTATCATCTGCGCCAACACCATTCTCTACATCGACTCCTCGGCTAGTTACACAGGTGTCATGGTCAACAACACACATCGACAAAACTCTGATCTCATCGTATCGAGGGACCAGTCGACTCTTGACCTGCGACTGGAAGGTGCTGAGGTCTGCTTCATCCAGGAGTTGGGCAATACCGCCCTCTTGGTGACAGAAGATGGCCAGTTTTTCAGTCTGCTGTTCAACAAGGATGGTAGACGTGTGGCTAGTCTCGAACTGCGACCTATTGAGCCAGACAACTTCATCCTATCCCAGCCTTCCTCTGTTGCAGCTGGGCCTGATGGAACTATTTTCCTTGGATCTCGAGCTGGAGATTCGCTCTTAGTCAAGTGGTACCATGGTGAGCCAGAAAGTCAGCCCGAGGAGACTCTAGATGACGGAAACGAGTCTGACGATGATCTTTATGGCGGTGACACAGCTCAAACAGAGGACACTACCAATCGTCCATTGAAGCTACGTCTGGCCGACCGCATGCTTGGTATGGGACCCATGCAATCGCTGGCTTTGGGCAAGAATAGAGGCAGTCAAGGTGTTGAGTTTGTCACTACTACAGGTGTCGGTGCAAACTCTGCTCTGGCCATTCTCACAAGCGCACTGATGCCATACAAACGCAAGTCCTTGTATAAGGACATGCCGGGAGGCCAGTTCTGGTCAGTACCCGTGCGTTTTGAGGAGGAAGGGGAGGTTGCCAAATCTCGAACTTATGTTGTCTCGTCTGACAGTGAGAACTCATATCTGTACTATGTTGATGCCGCTGGGGTTATTGAAGACGTTTCTCTCAGtaccaagaagaagaagaccaagaagcaTTTTGTTTCGAATGTCACCACAatcttttcttcttcaatgCTGGATTCGGCGCTCCTCCAGGTCTGTTTGGAAACTGTCAACATTTACGACGCCAAGATCGGACAGCCCCACAAATACTCCCTGCCCCAAGGTACTACAGCCGTGGAGGCTCGTGTACTGGGCAACTACGTGCTTGTGTTGCTGTCTGATGGCCAGGTGAAGATATTGGAGGCCGTGAGCATCAACAAGAGACCATTCTTGAAGGCTGCGCAGGTCTCTATCGAGCCTGCCAGTGAGTCCAAGGCCATCGGTATCTACGCCACTGACTCCTCCCTTACTTTCGGTGCACCAAGCAAGAAACGTACACGCCAGGGATCTCCCGCTCAAGACTCGCGacctgttgttgttgtgtgCTACGCGGATGGGTCTCTTCTGCTCCAAGGTCTGAATTCCGACGATCGTCTCATTCTAGATGCTTCTGATCTGTCTGGCTTCATCAAAGAGAAGGACGGTCAGCTCTATGATGCCCCTCTTGAACTTGTGGACATCGCATTGAGTCCCCTTGGAGACGATCATATTCTTCGGGACTACCTGGTTCTCCTCACTCCtcagcagcttgtcgtTTATGAGCCTTATCACTACAATGACAAGCTGAGGTTCCGAAAGATCTTCCTTGAGCGAACCCCTACAATCAACTCCGATAGACGACTTACCCAAGTCCCTCTTATTAACGGAAAACACACACTTGGAGTGACTGGTGAAACCGCGTACATCTTAGTCAAGACTTTGCATACTTCTCCGCGACTAATCGAGTTCGGTGAGACTAAGGGCGCAGTTGCTTTCACTTCCTGGGACGGAAAATTTGCTTACTTGACGCAAGCGGGAGAGGTGGCCGAGTGCAGATTCGACCCTAGCTTTTCTCTCGAGACCAATTGGCCCGTGAAGCATGTCCAGCTCTGCGGAGAGACCATTTCCAAAGTCACATATCACGAGACCATGGACGTTTATGTCATTGCTACTCACAAGACAGTTCCCCATGTTGTCCGtgatgaagacgacgaggtgATCGAGAGTCTTACACCAGACATCATGCCTGCCACTACCTATCAGGGTGCCATTCGCATCGTCAACCCTTATTCGTGGACTGTCATTGACTCCTATGAGTTCGAGATGCCCGCTGAAGCGGCCCTCTGTTGCGAGTCTGTCAAGTTGTCCATCTCTGATAGAAAGTCACAAAAGCGGGAGGTGGTGGCTGTCGGAACCTCCATTCTTAGAGGTGAGGATCTCGCTGCTCGAGGTGCTCTGTACCTCTTTGATGTCATTGAGATTGTTCCTGAGAAGGAACGACCCGAGACCAATAGACgactcaagaagctggttCAGGACCGTGTCCGTGGGGCCTTCACTGCTGTCTGCGAGGTATCTGGTCGTCTTCTAGCTGtccagggccagaagctgcttgtaCAGGCTCTTCAGGATGACCTTACCCTCGTTCCTGTTGCTTTCCTCGATATGCAGACTTACGTGGCCGTTGCCAAGAGTCTGAACTCCATGCTTCTGCTCGGTGATGCCACCCGATCTGTCCAGTTTGTCGGGTTCTCCATGGACCCGTACCAGATGATCCCGTTCGCCCGTGACCTGCAGAGGGTGTTGGTTACCACCTGTGACTTTGCTATCGAGGGTGAGAACCTGACATTTGTTGTGGCTGATCTCCAGAAACGACTGCACATCCTCGAGTACGACCCCGATGACCCTCAGTCGTACTCTGGAGCCCGTCTCCTGAGACGTTCTGTATTCTACTCTGGAAAGGTGATCGATTCCTCGGCCATGGTACCCATAAACGAGGATCGATTCATGGTGATTGGTGTGTGCAGTGATGGATCAGTGACTGACGTCGTCCCTTGCCCTGAAGATGCCTACAGACGTCTCTATGCCATCCAGACTCAGATCACCGACAAGGAAGCCCACGTCTGTGGGTTACATCCTAGAGCCTACAGGTACGATCCCATCTTGCCTGGCACTGGAAACAGTCCCCACAGACCTATTCTTGATGGCCACACCTTGATTCGATTTGCTAACCTGCCCCGAAACAAGCAGAACGTGTATGCTAACCGTCTGGGTCAGCGATATCAGCAGTTGATCTGGAAGGACCTTGAGCTCATCTCTGACCTGTTCAAGAAATGTATTTGA
- a CDS encoding uncharacterized protein (Compare to YALI0E03960g, similar to Saccharomyces cerevisiae GPI11 (YDR302W); ancestral locus Anc_5.320, weakly similar to uniprot|Q06636 Saccharomyces cerevisiae YDR302w GPI11 GPI11 - protein involved in glycosylphosphatidylinositol (GPI) biosynthesis) translates to MATRKAAKTKANGPAHVPSGPSQVLAVVYGTLLLVYLRFIFSAGITHDPAKVMTQALPGLLLLHMGYCVVVLGNKPGRKIGTDVSTAMIAAALSVFFSVIIFGLLVLFGAPAISLVHNTFVCAMHMSILAVLPLFFTYHLDSKVWADIIAMRRPLDHVYAASVCTLIGAWLGAIPIPYDWDRPWQQWPITILAGAYLGYFVGTLGGIALELTKSLCSKTKKTE, encoded by the coding sequence ATGGCTACTCGGAAAGCtgccaagaccaaggccaaTGGCCCGGCTCACGTTCCCAGTGGACCTTCTCAGGTTCTAGCAGTTGTCTACGGTACGCTTTTGCTGGTGTACCTGCggttcatcttctccgCTGGCATCACACATGACCCTGCTAAGGTCATGACACAGGCACTTCCcggtctgctgctgttaCATATGGGCTACTGCGTTGTTGTGTTGGGTAACAAGCCTGGCCGAAAGATCGGAACCGATGTGTCTACTGCTATGATTGCTGCTGCGTTGTCAGTGTTCTTCTCGGTAATCATCTTCGGCCTTCTCGTGTTGTTTGGAGCTCCTGCTATCTCCTTGGTCCACAACACGTTCGTCTGTGCCATGCACATGTCAATTCTGGCGGTGCTACCTCTCTTCTTCACATATCACCTCGACTCCAAGGTGTGGGCAGACATCATCGCTATGCGACGTCCTCTGGACCACGTCTATGCAGCGTCCGTGTGTACCCTCATCGGCGCCTGGCTGGGAGCTATTCCCATTCCTTACGACTGGGACCGACCCTGGCAGCAGTGGCCCATCACAATTTTGGCTGGTGCCTACCTGGGCTATTTTGTCGGCACTCTTGGTGGCATCGCGTTGGAGCTAACCAAGTCTCTGTGTTcgaagacgaagaagacagaGTAA
- a CDS encoding uncharacterized protein (Compare to YALI0E04092g, similar to Saccharomyces cerevisiae MKT1 (YNL085W); ancestral locus Anc_2.205, weakly similar to uniprot|P40850 Saccharomyces cerevisiae YNL085w MKT1 required for propagation of M2 dsRNA satellite of L-A virus): MPIKSLDAFATERRLFKPQALSGLNGSILGIDADHYLSVISALAATYPQVVTGGSSLPPKVRDVLLRDLTTLKSHKITPYFVFRGLPAASANPHLFKQYDLQHAEMRSQRRQAAWNQYEAASTEAEHATLAAFHDSGLNPVTTSAAVFRNITGLLAENNVEYSVAPYYAWAQLAYLVSTERIDAVLGPSELLLAPHVDKILVTMDDKNASVLHKKALLQELGGLTNELFVEVALAAGCDLTGNYTFPPFEHPINVMGQPTTPIRTAADSLAQYPSIYTAVATYGADQGVFAARFRRAFAAFKFCPVLHADGHVGPLPNTGDVPNDSHDFLGQRLPDELIYYQNAGLIGPDLLTVIVSGFAAEEAGLDGDADIEYRTLVKKLPDTYSKCLNLITQSLHRYYHYKKYNIVYFWQPETEHSLNSQFQPALYVGLNWKTDKLDGLSSKPVSAVNVSSVLDLISNSSADWKKASLTTDHKVLLSTNTQILANTILRLLQLEGYIDPKTHSLTKWGEVLQAFGNEPMALPILSLLRNKLLDNKPLTPQSVTAFAPSASPLLLKVAGFVNSTSGTYRGRFSRLALAMSGIAATQTRATRWLLEATLFSLLSYAADKGRDASVYELGRALPFNTLPSSITVNVIDQLLRGAALEDVAKVCYHGDSAAKIVSEQLAQFKAVWQALFAAAEKAHMLDLISADVYKQFVEANDVCKNKL; the protein is encoded by the coding sequence ATGCCGATCAAATCGCTGGACGCCTTTGCGACGGAGCGACGGCTGTTCAAGCCCCAGGCCCTCTCCGGTCTCAATGGCTCTATTCTCGGCATTGACGCGGACCACTACTTGTCTGTCATTTCCGCTCTGGCAGCCACCTACCCTCAGGTGGTCACTGGAGGATCTTCTCTGCCGCCCAAGGTGCGAGACGTGCTTCTTAGGGACCTCACCACCCTCAAGTCCCACAAGATTACACCCTATTTTGTCTTCCGCGGACTTCCGGCTGCTTCGGCCAACCCCCACCTCTTCAAGCAGTATGACCTCCAACATGCTGAGATGCGAAGCCAGCGACGACAGGCTGCCTGGAACCAGTATGAGGCTGCATCCACCGAGGCTGAGCATGCCACACTCGCAGCCTTCCATGACTCGGGTCTCAACCCTGTAACCACCTCCGCAGCGGTGTTCAGAAACATCACTGGTCTCTTGGCGGAGAACAATGTGGAGTACTCGGTCGCCCCCTACTATGCATGGGCCCAGTTGGCTTACCTGGTCAGCACCGAACGCATTGATGCTGTTCTGGGCCCCTCAGAACTGCTTCTGGCTCCCCATGTGGACAAGATTCTAGTCACCATGGATGACAAGAACGCCAGCGTGCTCCACAAGAAGGCCCTGCTGCAGGAACTCGGCGGTCTCACTAATGAACTTTTTGTTGAGGTTGCTTTGGCCGCCGGCTGTGATCTCACTGGAAACTACACCTTCCCTCCCTTCGAGCACCCTATCAACGTTATGGGTCAGCCCACTACTCCGATCCGAACCGCTGCCGACTCGCTCGCCCAGTACCCCTCTATCTACACCGCTGTGGCTACCTACGGCGCTGACCAGGGCGTCTTTGCCGCCCGGTTCAGACGTGCATTTGCAGCATTCAAATTCTGCCCCGTTCTTCACGCTGACGGCCATGTCGGCCCTCTGCCAAACACTGGCGACGTGCCCAACGACTCACACGACTTTCTGGGCCAGCGACTCCCCGATGAACTCATCTACTACCAGAATGCTGGTCTCATTGGACCTGACCTTCTCACTGTGATCGTGTCTGGCTTTGCTGCTGAAGAGGCCGGCCTGGACGGTGACGCTGATATCGAGTACCGAACTCttgtcaagaagctgcCCGATACGTACTCCAAGTGTCTCAACCTCATTACCCAGTCTCTGCACCGATACTATCACTACAAAAAGTACAACATTGTGTATTTCTGGCAGCCCGAGACCGAACACAGCCTCAATTCGCAGTTCCAGCCTGCTCTCTACGTGGGTCTTAACTGGAAGACCGACAAGCTTGATGGTCTTTCTTCCAAGCCCGTGAGCGCTGTCAATGTGTCGTCTGTGTTGGACCTCATTTCAAACAGCTCTGCTGACTGGAAGAAGGCTTCTCTTACCACTGACCACAAGGtgctgctctcaacaaACACACAGATTCTTGCAAACACTATTTTGCGACTTCTTCAGCTTGAGGGCTACATTGACCCCAAGACTCACTCTCTGACCAAGTGGGGAGAGGTGCTACAGGCGTTCGGAAATGAACCTATGGCTCTCCCCATTCTATCCCTGTTGAGAAACAAGCTACTTGACAACAAACCTCTGACCCCTCAGTCTGTCACCGCCTTTGCTCCTTCTGCCTCCCCACTTCTTCTCAAGGTGGCTGGATTTGTCAACAGCACCAGTGGCACCTACAGAGGGCGGTTCAGCCGACTGGCCCTTGCGATGTCCGGTATCGCTGCCACTCAGACCCGAGCTACTCGATGGCTCCTGGAAGCAACTCTTTTCTCTCTACTTTCCTATGCTGCTGACAAGGGACGAGATGCCTCAGTTTACGAGCTTGGTCGAGCTCTTCCCTTCAACACTCTTCCCTCTTCCATCACCGTTAATGTGATTGACCAGCTGCTTCGTggagctgctctggaggacgTCGCCAAGGTGTGCTACCACGGTGACTCTGCCGCCAAGATTGTTTCTGAACAGCTTGCTCAGTTCAAGGCCGTGTGGCAAGCTCTTTTCGCTGCCGCCGAAAAGGCTCATATGCTTGACCTGATCTCGGCTGATGTGTACAAACAGTTTGTTGAGGCCAACGACGTGTGCAAAAATAAGTTATAA
- a CDS encoding uncharacterized protein (Compare to YALI0E04026g, no similarity possibly noncoding): MSFILNHLNETTLNVQGDEGVQFSIVGGLGTLASAYASYLMCTRVPTSNKTWLAATVASLFISIGNQYQCQFTPGSPANSSYIGRLPWTVLRVAFLAVVYGQLNLGGTKFTWAAGNPLHIPVLFLASYVLNEVGNVLRKPIPKPVVKDE; this comes from the coding sequence ATGTCCTTCATCCTCAATCACCTCAACGAAACTACCCTCAACGTCCAGGGTGACGAGGGTGTCCAGTTCTCCATTGTCGGCGGCCTGGGCACTTTGGCCTCTGCTTACGCCTCGTATCTCATGTGTACCCGGGTGCCTACTTCTAACAAGACTTGGCTTGCTGCCACAGTTGCATCTCTGTTCATCTCAATTGGCAACCAGTACCAGTGTCAGTTCACTCCCGGGTCCCCCGCCAACTCGTCTTACATTGGTCGACTTCCCTGGACCGTTCTGCGAGTAGCCTTCCTGGCAGTGGTCTATGGTCAGCTCAACCTTGGAGGCACCAAGTTTACATGGGCTGCTGGAAATCCTCTGCACATCCCTGTTCTTTTCCTGGCCAGCTATGTGCTCAACGAGGTCGGAAATGTCCTTCGAAAGCCCATTCCCAAGCCTGTCGTGAAAGACGAGTAA
- a CDS encoding uncharacterized protein (Compare to YALI0E04048g, similar to Saccharomyces cerevisiae OAC1 (YKL120W); ancestral locus Anc_2.451, similar to uniprot|P32332 Saccharomyces cerevisiae YKL120w Mitochondrial oxaloacetate transport protein) — MAVILDKQKKQPPKQISTLGGFVAGAIAACGAVTVTNPIELVKTRMQLQGELAARGEAKKVYTSPLQALVKIYKSEGIKGLQSGLFSAYVYQIGLNGCRLGLYEPTRKVIANVCNIDLNKENPVGLNVASGAISGIMGAVAGSPFYLIKTRQQSYSPAFKVGAQTYYKSIGDGFRQIYGAEGFKGLYRGVDAAILRTGAGSSVQLPIYNWAKELLLKHHITDPGASTHLVASAMSGLGVAVVMNPWDVLMTRMYNQKGNMYKNPFDCLMKTVSIEGPFALYKGFGAHLLRIAPHTILTLMFMEQTMKWVKWFEGVPF, encoded by the coding sequence atggCCGTTATTCTGGATAAGCAAAAGAAACAGCCACCCAAGCAAATCTCCACTCTCGGCGGATTTGTGGCGGGTGCTATCGCTGCCTGTGGAGCCGTCACAGTCACTAACCCGATCGAGTTGGTGAAGACCCGAATGCAGCTGCAGGGAGAGCTGGCTGCTCGAGgagaggccaagaaggtcTACACAAGCCCCCTACAGGCTCTGGTGAAGATCTACAAGTCCGAGGGAATCAAGGGTCTCCAGTCCGGACTCTTCAGTGCATACGTCTATCAGATCGGTCTCAATGGTTGCCGACTGGGCTTGTATGAGCCCACCAGAAAGGTGATTGCCAACGTTTGCAACATTGATCTGAACAAAGAGAACCCCGTTGGTCTCAACGTGGCCTCTGGTGCCATCTCTGGTATCATGGGAGCCGTGGCCGGATCCCCCTTCTACCTGATCAAGACTCGACAGCAGTCTTACTCTCCTGCATTCAAGGTCGGAGCGCAGACCTACTACAAGTCCATCGGCGACGGATTCCGACAGATCTACGGAGCAGAGGGCTTCAAGGGTCTGTACCGAGGAGTTGACGCTGCTATTCTGAGAACTGGTGCTGGATCTTCTGTCCAGCTCCCCATCTATAACTGGGCCAAGGAGCTTCTGCTCAAGCACCACATCACCGATCCCGGAGCCTCCACCCATCTGGTTGCATCTGCCATGTCTGGTCTCGGAGTTGCTGTCGTCATGAACCCCTGGGACGTTCTCATGACCCGAATGTACAACCAGAAAGGCAACATGTACAAGAATCCCTTTGACTGTCTGATGAAGACCGTGTCCATCGAGGGACCGTTTGCTCTGTATAAGGGTTTCGGGGCCCATCTACTGCGAATTGCACCCCACACCATTTTGACCCTCATGTTCATGGAACAGACCATGAAGTGGGTCAAGTGGTTTGAGGGCGTTCCCTTTTAA